In a single window of the Flavobacterium sp. W4I14 genome:
- a CDS encoding hypothetical protein (product_source=Hypo-rule applied; cath_funfam=3.40.390.10; pfam=PF12388; superfamily=55486): MKNNLKKIAIVAMVALVIAACKKNQESITEPQETVKNSDKVLQYIKDLGFPAASIVDNGNEFIVEEDITFPKNMEIPANGAGAKTEQYYTGSIVNSTKKLNIRIFVDPSMTSMSSEINSAIAQWNGVPNSTLRFSVVTTAPYDILIKDENLGNGVCGQGQFPSGGSAGALVKINKNYIAGNSFAQRARTICHEFGHCISFRHTNWSAQGESTATNVPGVTGTDASSLMNGGQCGSGATVLSTKDKNAVAALY; encoded by the coding sequence ATGAAAAATAATCTAAAAAAGATTGCCATCGTTGCCATGGTGGCATTGGTAATTGCAGCCTGTAAAAAAAATCAGGAATCGATCACTGAGCCTCAAGAAACAGTAAAAAATTCGGACAAAGTTTTGCAGTACATTAAAGATTTGGGCTTCCCTGCAGCAAGTATTGTTGATAATGGAAATGAATTTATCGTAGAAGAAGATATTACATTCCCCAAAAACATGGAAATCCCTGCTAATGGCGCCGGAGCTAAAACTGAGCAGTATTATACCGGAAGCATTGTAAACAGCACTAAAAAGCTAAACATAAGAATTTTTGTAGATCCATCTATGACTTCTATGAGCAGCGAGATCAACAGTGCAATTGCACAATGGAATGGTGTTCCAAATTCGACCTTACGTTTTAGCGTGGTAACGACAGCACCTTATGACATCCTGATCAAAGACGAAAATTTAGGAAATGGTGTTTGTGGCCAAGGGCAATTCCCTTCAGGCGGAAGTGCAGGTGCTTTAGTTAAAATCAATAAAAATTACATTGCGGGCAATTCATTTGCACAACGCGCAAGAACGATATGCCATGAGTTTGGACATTGTATTTCTTTCAGACATACCAACTGGTCAGCTCAGGGCGAATCTACTGCTACAAATGTTCCTGGTGTTACCGGAACAGATGCCTCATCTCTTATGAATGGTGGCCAATGCGGATCAGGTGCCACTGTATTATCAACAAAAGATAAAAATGCTGTTGCAGCATTATATTAA
- a CDS encoding gas vesicle protein (product_source=COG4980; cath_funfam=1.10.1470.10; cog=COG4980; transmembrane_helix_parts=Inside_1_6,TMhelix_7_26,Outside_27_75), with translation MTKETKIIVGVLAGAALGATIALALSSDSTSDLKGKVSDFFADLLDASKDKLAGLTDKATGVADKVKDKIAEINA, from the coding sequence ATGACAAAGGAAACAAAAATTATTGTAGGCGTATTAGCTGGAGCAGCACTTGGTGCAACAATCGCATTGGCATTATCTTCAGATTCGACAAGCGATTTAAAAGGTAAAGTATCAGATTTTTTTGCTGATCTATTAGACGCTTCAAAAGATAAATTAGCGGGTTTAACAGATAAAGCTACAGGTGTAGCAGATAAGGTAAAAGATAAAATAGCAGAAATAAATGCATAA
- a CDS encoding hypothetical protein (product_source=Hypo-rule applied; cleavage_site_network=SignalP-noTM; superfamily=51283; transmembrane_helix_parts=Inside_1_6,TMhelix_7_24,Outside_25_562), with amino-acid sequence MKTLKSTALVLGLFALLAGTTTLVRAQDYQNDYQDDGYSTGNVSLQTFYDELSPYGTWIQDPQYGYVWRPDVDQSEFRPYYTNGRWAMTEYGNTWVSNYDWGWAPFHYGRWVINSYRQWIWLPDTNWGPAWVDWRSGDGYYGWAPMAPSISINLSFGRRYSVPEFCWNFIPQRNIYVNVFPRYDYGRNNVYIRNTTIINNTYVYNRRTYYGGPRVEDIRRATNRDVTVYRYAQSSRPGASRVGGREVSIYRPRPERNADNRSAAPRKFEQGNAGISRGGRNEGYTNRDQRGGNSNNNDNRFGSRGDNRTGQPDRNNGTISRDNNNQPNNRGEVYNRDANGRISRGNTNGLDGRNGQENVNRGQNQQRLEQMRQQRTQQDRMSQDQQRAQRDAQTQQRGQADQQQRAAQMEQQRAQRNEQFQQQRTQRDAQVQQQRNEQMQQQRAQQAQAQQQERTQRDAQMQQQRNEQMQQQRAQQAQAQQQERAQRNEQMQQQRAQQAQQQQQERAQRDAQAQQQRAQQQQQQQMQQRQEQRRTEAPQQQQQRGGERSGSEGGRPSRGGRG; translated from the coding sequence ATGAAAACACTGAAATCTACGGCACTTGTGCTGGGGCTATTTGCGCTCCTTGCCGGAACCACAACCCTTGTCAGGGCACAAGACTATCAAAACGATTACCAGGACGATGGTTATAGCACTGGCAATGTTTCTTTACAGACTTTTTACGATGAACTTTCGCCTTATGGTACCTGGATACAAGATCCTCAATATGGATATGTTTGGCGTCCGGATGTAGATCAGAGCGAATTTCGTCCATATTATACAAACGGACGTTGGGCGATGACCGAATACGGTAATACATGGGTTTCCAATTACGACTGGGGCTGGGCTCCTTTCCACTACGGTCGTTGGGTAATTAACAGTTACAGACAATGGATCTGGTTACCTGATACCAATTGGGGACCAGCCTGGGTAGATTGGAGAAGCGGCGATGGTTATTACGGATGGGCTCCAATGGCGCCAAGTATTAGTATTAACCTAAGTTTTGGCCGTCGATATTCGGTGCCAGAATTTTGCTGGAATTTTATTCCACAACGCAATATCTATGTTAATGTGTTCCCGAGATATGATTACGGACGCAATAATGTATATATCCGCAATACCACCATTATCAATAATACTTATGTTTATAACAGAAGAACCTATTATGGTGGCCCGAGGGTTGAAGATATCAGGCGTGCAACCAATAGAGATGTAACCGTTTACAGATATGCGCAAAGTTCAAGACCTGGCGCGAGTAGGGTTGGTGGTAGAGAGGTTTCTATTTACAGACCTAGACCAGAGCGTAATGCTGATAATCGTAGTGCAGCACCAAGAAAATTTGAGCAAGGCAATGCTGGCATTAGCAGGGGTGGAAGGAATGAAGGTTATACCAATCGCGATCAAAGAGGCGGTAATAGCAATAATAACGATAACCGTTTTGGATCGAGAGGAGATAACCGTACCGGGCAACCTGATAGGAACAACGGGACCATAAGCAGAGACAATAATAATCAGCCTAATAACAGAGGCGAAGTTTATAATAGAGATGCTAATGGACGTATTAGCCGTGGTAATACCAATGGTCTAGACGGAAGAAACGGACAGGAAAATGTAAACCGCGGTCAGAATCAGCAACGTTTGGAGCAGATGAGACAACAGCGTACACAGCAAGACCGGATGAGCCAAGATCAGCAACGTGCACAGCGCGATGCTCAAACACAGCAACGTGGTCAGGCAGACCAACAGCAACGTGCGGCTCAAATGGAGCAACAAAGGGCACAGCGTAACGAGCAATTTCAACAACAGCGTACGCAACGTGATGCCCAGGTACAGCAGCAACGTAATGAGCAGATGCAACAGCAACGTGCACAACAGGCTCAAGCCCAACAACAGGAAAGGACTCAACGAGATGCGCAGATGCAACAGCAAAGAAATGAGCAAATGCAACAACAACGTGCGCAGCAGGCTCAGGCTCAGCAACAAGAAAGAGCGCAACGTAATGAGCAGATGCAGCAGCAACGTGCACAACAGGCACAGCAACAACAGCAGGAACGTGCACAGCGTGATGCCCAGGCTCAACAACAAAGAGCACAACAGCAGCAGCAGCAGCAAATGCAACAAAGACAAGAACAAAGAAGAACGGAAGCACCACAACAACAGCAACAAAGAGGTGGTGAAAGAAGCGGCTCTGAAGGAGGAAGACCATCAAGGGGTGGTAGAGGATAG
- a CDS encoding putative damage-inducible protein DinB (product_source=COG2318; cog=COG2318; pfam=PF05163; superfamily=109854) produces the protein MVQEQLFAETMEETSLVYLMKNYANYNFWANLTLVNWLKNHPEELLEQEVLSSFKSVKLTLAHILQAQEYWYSILTKTEFEFREYGSLNDIFDALLKQSENLAVYITAISEDRFNEKTEIQSPWFTSDFQNFEYVLHVFNHSTYHRGQIITICHNLGITGAPMTDYNFYNVMAK, from the coding sequence ATGGTACAGGAACAATTATTCGCAGAAACAATGGAAGAAACTTCCCTTGTGTATTTAATGAAAAATTATGCAAACTATAATTTCTGGGCAAATTTAACCTTGGTAAATTGGTTAAAAAATCATCCGGAAGAATTATTGGAGCAGGAAGTATTATCGAGTTTTAAAAGTGTAAAGTTAACGCTTGCCCATATTTTACAGGCACAGGAATATTGGTATTCAATTCTCACTAAAACCGAATTCGAATTTCGTGAATATGGAAGTTTGAATGATATTTTTGATGCGCTGTTGAAACAGTCGGAAAACTTAGCCGTTTATATTACAGCAATCAGTGAAGATAGATTTAATGAGAAAACAGAAATTCAAAGCCCTTGGTTTACTTCCGACTTTCAGAATTTTGAATATGTGTTACATGTTTTCAACCACAGTACCTACCACCGTGGCCAGATCATTACCATCTGCCATAATTTAGGAATAACAGGAGCCCCTATGACGGATTATAATTTCTATAATGTAATGGCGAAATAA
- a CDS encoding luciferase family oxidoreductase group 1 (product_source=TIGR03558; cath_funfam=3.20.20.30; cog=COG2141; pfam=PF00296; superfamily=51679; tigrfam=TIGR03558) yields MSTTKIKLSVLDQSPVRKGVTARRAIEETTILAQETERLGYHRFWVSEHHNTTSLAGSTPEILIAHLANHTKTLRIGSGGIMLPNHSALKVAESFRLLEVMHPNRIDLGMGRAPGTDRITASMLNPSNNWSEQDFVEQLRELQHYLHDTSDGGIQAKIKAIPIAETVPQQWLLSSSGQSALFSAHFGMGFSFAHFINPHGGPQAVQYYREHFKPSVDLAKPVENVALFVFCSEDEEKVKQQEALMAYRFLQLEKGGGLTAVGWNDIKDVSYNAAEQERIKANKPRMIYGTPAVIKERLIKLASDYDVDELMAVTITEHFEDRIKSYELLAEMF; encoded by the coding sequence ATGAGTACTACGAAAATTAAACTAAGTGTGTTAGATCAATCGCCGGTTCGCAAGGGTGTTACCGCCCGCCGCGCCATTGAAGAAACCACTATACTGGCACAAGAAACCGAAAGATTGGGATATCACCGTTTCTGGGTTTCAGAACATCACAATACCACCAGTTTGGCAGGTTCAACACCCGAAATCTTAATTGCCCATTTGGCCAATCATACCAAAACTTTAAGGATAGGTTCTGGCGGTATTATGCTGCCCAACCATAGTGCGTTAAAGGTTGCAGAAAGTTTTCGTTTGCTGGAAGTAATGCACCCTAACCGGATCGATCTGGGAATGGGCCGTGCACCGGGTACCGACCGCATTACGGCTTCGATGCTTAACCCATCAAACAATTGGAGCGAGCAGGATTTTGTAGAACAACTGCGCGAGCTGCAACATTACTTGCATGATACCTCTGATGGCGGTATCCAGGCCAAAATAAAAGCCATTCCCATTGCTGAAACCGTTCCGCAACAATGGCTTTTGAGCAGCAGCGGGCAAAGTGCCTTATTTTCGGCCCACTTTGGAATGGGCTTTTCTTTTGCACATTTTATTAATCCGCATGGAGGACCACAGGCTGTTCAATACTACAGGGAACATTTTAAACCTTCGGTTGATTTGGCAAAACCAGTTGAAAATGTGGCACTATTTGTTTTCTGCTCAGAAGATGAAGAAAAGGTAAAACAGCAGGAGGCTTTAATGGCTTACCGTTTTCTCCAGCTGGAAAAGGGTGGCGGCTTAACTGCTGTAGGTTGGAACGATATTAAAGATGTCAGTTATAACGCTGCAGAGCAGGAGCGGATTAAGGCCAATAAACCACGAATGATTTATGGTACGCCTGCGGTAATTAAAGAGCGGCTTATTAAACTGGCTTCCGATTATGATGTTGATGAATTGATGGCAGTTACCATTACCGAGCATTTTGAAGATCGGATAAAATCGTACGAGTTACTTGCGGAGATGTTTTAA
- a CDS encoding 16S rRNA (cytidine1402-2'-O)-methyltransferase (product_source=KO:K07056; cath_funfam=3.40.1010.10; cog=COG0313; ko=KO:K07056; pfam=PF00590; superfamily=53790; tigrfam=TIGR00096) produces MQKGTLYLIPVPLAEEVAHKTFTPYLVDTINQIDTYIVENSKTARRFLKEAGLKTPQKDLIVHDYGKHNRTDLGQFFVELAAGKDVGLMSEAGCPGIADPGADIVAEAHKRGIKVVPLVGPSSILLALMASGFNGQSFAFWGYLPIDKEQRTKRIKDLDLSASRYKQTQIFIETPFRNNQLFEEVLKSCKPNTQVCVASNLTAEDEFIKTQSVYNWRKEEIDLHKKPTIFLLY; encoded by the coding sequence ATGCAAAAAGGCACTTTATACCTTATTCCCGTACCATTGGCTGAAGAGGTAGCACATAAAACTTTTACCCCTTATTTGGTTGATACCATTAACCAGATTGATACCTACATTGTAGAAAACAGTAAAACAGCCCGTCGGTTTTTGAAAGAGGCTGGTTTAAAAACACCACAGAAAGATTTAATCGTGCACGATTATGGCAAACATAACCGGACAGATTTAGGTCAGTTTTTTGTTGAGCTTGCTGCCGGAAAAGATGTAGGCTTAATGAGCGAAGCGGGTTGCCCGGGCATTGCCGATCCTGGAGCTGATATTGTTGCCGAAGCACATAAACGCGGCATTAAAGTGGTGCCATTGGTAGGCCCAAGTTCAATTTTGTTGGCTTTAATGGCCTCAGGTTTTAACGGACAGAGTTTCGCCTTTTGGGGTTATTTACCGATTGATAAAGAGCAACGTACCAAACGGATTAAAGATTTAGATTTATCGGCAAGCCGCTATAAACAAACACAGATATTTATCGAAACACCTTTCCGCAATAACCAGCTTTTTGAAGAAGTGCTGAAAAGCTGCAAACCCAATACGCAGGTTTGTGTAGCCAGCAACCTAACTGCAGAAGATGAATTTATTAAAACTCAAAGTGTTTATAATTGGCGAAAAGAGGAAATAGATCTTCATAAAAAGCCGACCATATTTTTGTTGTACTAG
- a CDS encoding SAM-dependent methyltransferase (product_source=COG0500; cath_funfam=3.40.50.150; cog=COG0500; pfam=PF13489; superfamily=53335), with the protein MDVFGKALTDIYRTGEADTLWLHNSYGESEEMPLEFFFRDDEDMPVLELQALHMCSGKVLDIGAGVGSHALLLQAFNIDVTAIDISEAAVNIMKARGVKKAFVQDVFTYQEKFDTIIMLMNGIGLTGTLPGFKDFLIKLKDLINPNGQVIFDSSDIAYLYEDMPKPQNQYYGEVAYQYEYKGEKGNWFNWIYIDEETIKRTAHETGWDAELIFDDGEDQYLVKLTLKQ; encoded by the coding sequence ATGGATGTTTTTGGTAAAGCGTTAACAGATATTTATAGAACAGGCGAGGCTGATACCCTTTGGTTGCACAATTCGTATGGTGAGTCAGAAGAAATGCCTTTAGAATTCTTCTTCCGTGATGATGAAGATATGCCAGTTCTCGAACTTCAGGCATTACACATGTGCAGTGGGAAGGTATTGGATATCGGTGCCGGTGTAGGTAGTCATGCTTTACTTTTACAGGCTTTTAATATCGATGTAACAGCCATTGATATTTCGGAAGCAGCGGTGAATATTATGAAAGCGCGTGGTGTAAAAAAAGCATTCGTACAGGATGTTTTTACCTATCAGGAAAAATTCGATACCATTATTATGCTTATGAACGGCATCGGTTTAACCGGAACTTTGCCCGGTTTTAAGGATTTCCTGATCAAGCTAAAAGACCTCATCAATCCCAACGGGCAGGTAATTTTCGATTCTTCTGATATTGCTTATTTATATGAAGATATGCCTAAACCGCAAAACCAATATTATGGAGAGGTTGCTTATCAGTATGAATATAAAGGCGAAAAAGGCAATTGGTTTAATTGGATTTATATAGATGAAGAAACCATCAAGCGTACGGCTCATGAAACGGGATGGGATGCCGAATTGATTTTTGATGATGGCGAAGATCAGTATTTGGTCAAATTGACTTTGAAGCAATAA
- a CDS encoding metallo-beta-lactamase family protein (product_source=KO:K07576; cath_funfam=3.60.15.10; cog=COG1236; ko=KO:K07576; pfam=PF07521,PF10996,PF16661; smart=SM00849,SM01027; superfamily=56281), translating into MNIAFHGAARTVTGSKHLITLKNGTQILLDCGLFQGMGRVTDKLNDFFGFDAKKVTYLVLSHAHIDHCGLLPKLVAEGFEGKIFCTSATMDLARILMMDSAKIQMQDAAFSNRHLREGEEMEEPLYTDEDVTKTLSQMKIVEYEEDFEIEAGIRLKFTDAGHILGSAAVHLTITEDGKPTRITFSGDVGRYGDLLLKSPQQFDQADYILMESTYGDSLHKDLDPIENMLLEIINNTCKIKKGKVIIPAFAVGRTQELLYALNGLELKGKLPDVPYYVDSPLSSKATEILKNHPEVYNNGVKEILKVDHDIFGFKGLRFIESVEESKALNADPRPCVIISASGMAEAGRVKHHIRNNIGNQKNTILIVGYCEPNSLGGKLIGGQKVVEIFRDEYEVKAEVRSIKSMSAHGDYEDLLHFLSGQDPAKVKQLFLVHGEYEVQQHFASKLKDAGFKHVAIPEYHQVFEIE; encoded by the coding sequence ATGAACATTGCTTTTCATGGTGCCGCCCGTACTGTTACGGGGAGTAAGCACCTTATTACCTTAAAAAACGGCACTCAGATTTTATTAGATTGCGGCTTATTCCAGGGGATGGGCCGTGTTACCGATAAATTAAACGATTTTTTTGGTTTCGACGCCAAAAAGGTTACTTACCTGGTTTTATCACATGCACATATAGATCATTGTGGCTTATTGCCTAAATTGGTTGCAGAAGGATTTGAAGGTAAGATTTTCTGTACTTCGGCAACTATGGATCTGGCCCGCATTTTAATGATGGATTCTGCCAAAATCCAGATGCAGGATGCAGCGTTTTCTAACCGCCATCTGCGCGAAGGCGAAGAAATGGAAGAACCACTTTACACCGATGAAGACGTTACTAAAACGCTTAGTCAGATGAAGATTGTGGAGTATGAAGAAGATTTCGAGATTGAGGCTGGGATTCGGTTAAAGTTTACTGATGCAGGTCACATTTTAGGCAGTGCTGCTGTACATCTTACCATTACGGAAGACGGAAAACCTACGCGGATTACCTTTTCCGGCGATGTTGGCCGTTATGGCGACCTGCTTTTAAAAAGTCCGCAGCAGTTTGATCAGGCCGATTATATCTTAATGGAGTCAACCTACGGCGACTCGCTGCATAAAGATCTCGATCCGATCGAAAACATGCTTTTAGAGATCATTAATAATACCTGCAAAATAAAAAAGGGCAAAGTAATTATTCCTGCCTTTGCAGTTGGCCGTACTCAGGAGCTTCTTTATGCTTTAAATGGTTTAGAATTGAAAGGCAAGTTGCCTGATGTACCGTATTATGTAGATAGCCCTTTATCTTCAAAGGCAACTGAAATTCTTAAAAACCACCCTGAAGTATATAATAATGGCGTTAAAGAAATTTTAAAGGTAGATCATGATATATTTGGTTTTAAAGGACTGCGTTTTATCGAAAGTGTAGAAGAATCGAAAGCTTTAAACGCCGATCCCAGGCCGTGTGTAATTATCTCTGCATCGGGTATGGCAGAGGCCGGCAGGGTAAAACACCACATCAGGAACAATATTGGTAACCAAAAAAATACCATTTTAATTGTAGGGTATTGCGAACCTAACTCGCTTGGTGGTAAATTAATCGGCGGACAAAAAGTGGTTGAAATTTTCCGCGATGAATATGAGGTTAAGGCCGAAGTAAGATCGATAAAATCGATGAGCGCACATGGCGATTACGAAGATTTACTGCATTTTTTATCAGGTCAGGATCCTGCTAAGGTAAAACAGCTGTTCTTGGTACATGGAGAATACGAAGTACAACAACATTTCGCCAGCAAATTGAAAGATGCGGGTTTTAAACATGTAGCTATTCCCGAATATCATCAGGTATTTGAGATTGAATAA
- a CDS encoding putative hydrolase of the HAD superfamily (product_source=KO:K07025; cath_funfam=3.40.50.1000; cog=COG1011; ko=KO:K07025; pfam=PF13419; superfamily=56784), translated as MKHIFFIDLDNTIYFTKPNEAQLMSGLYQLLDQEDLGITDEAYQTSKKEMLRTPFQKVAEKYGFKQLAIDRAVDYLKNREVTRPLNPSDDYHYIKSLKGRKFIVTAGFPKQQTSKVKMLGIADDFEAVHVVDVSTTNKKEAFKLLIEKYGLNKDDILIIGDDAESEIKFGLELGITTFLLDPENLHPNAESTFRGTDLSKLHAAAGQ; from the coding sequence ATGAAGCATATTTTTTTTATCGATCTCGACAATACCATCTACTTTACCAAACCTAACGAAGCGCAACTAATGAGTGGTTTATACCAACTGTTAGATCAGGAAGATTTAGGGATTACTGATGAGGCATATCAAACATCAAAAAAAGAAATGCTGAGAACACCTTTCCAAAAAGTAGCTGAAAAATATGGCTTTAAACAACTGGCCATAGATCGGGCGGTTGATTATTTAAAAAATCGCGAAGTAACCAGGCCCTTAAACCCAAGCGATGATTATCATTACATTAAAAGTCTTAAAGGCCGGAAATTTATTGTAACGGCAGGTTTCCCGAAACAGCAAACCTCAAAAGTAAAGATGTTGGGCATTGCTGATGATTTTGAAGCCGTACATGTTGTGGATGTTTCAACCACCAATAAAAAGGAAGCTTTTAAACTACTGATTGAAAAATATGGCCTAAACAAGGATGATATTTTAATTATAGGTGATGATGCAGAGTCGGAAATTAAATTTGGGCTGGAACTGGGAATAACTACTTTTTTACTCGATCCCGAAAACCTACACCCAAATGCCGAAAGCACTTTTAGGGGAACTGATTTAAGCAAGCTTCATGCAGCGGCGGGACAATAA
- a CDS encoding hypothetical protein (product_source=Hypo-rule applied): MQNESIALQAKVFLYHLNNANNENGFRAKESWKFSQVSEQGKAEIEHDFFPTVSVQVDPKKIHDFAASVLSQLKEQPKINVPDLNVSIQTGSEYFIAFSPDRMIR; this comes from the coding sequence ATGCAAAATGAGAGTATAGCCTTACAGGCGAAAGTGTTTTTATACCATTTAAACAATGCCAACAACGAAAATGGTTTCCGGGCCAAAGAATCGTGGAAGTTTAGCCAGGTAAGTGAGCAGGGAAAGGCAGAAATAGAGCACGATTTCTTCCCTACGGTTTCTGTTCAGGTAGACCCAAAAAAGATACATGATTTTGCAGCAAGCGTATTATCGCAGCTTAAGGAACAACCTAAAATTAATGTGCCAGATCTTAATGTTAGTATCCAAACCGGATCAGAATATTTTATTGCTTTTTCTCCTGACAGGATGATCAGGTAA
- a CDS encoding hypothetical protein (product_source=Hypo-rule applied) — protein MKNTSTPKNNPTVQGSSIADRANHDVKTDKKIQGITNGGGQRSDQTSK, from the coding sequence ATGAAAAATACAAGCACACCCAAAAACAATCCAACGGTTCAGGGCAGTTCAATAGCTGACCGGGCTAACCATGATGTTAAAACGGATAAAAAAATCCAGGGAATAACCAATGGCGGCGGCCAACGGTCTGATCAAACTTCCAAATAA